From the Paludibacterium paludis genome, one window contains:
- a CDS encoding potassium transporter Kup translates to MPLVIPSVPPVPPPPSTDSASSRKATALPLLALSALGVVFGDLGTSPLYALQEAFHPARGVAPSPDNILGIVSLFLWSLILMVSVKYVLLLMRASHRGEGGILALLALILGDTGHSRGSRAFWLLLGLAGAAMLYGDGLITPAVSVLSAVEGLRVATPSLAHYVVPLTAAILAGLFLVQAFGSARVGMVFGPILASWFVAIGLLGLNSFLARPDILQAFDPRHALDFFQRNGFRGFESLGAVVLCLTGAEALYADMGHFGRRPIRLAWYGLALPTLLLSYLGQGALLLDNPGLAARPFYSMVPTPLLYPMVLLATLATIVASQALITAVFSLTCQAIQLGLWPRMKVRHTSGQQVGQVYLPLFNGIMMIGTLSIVIGFGSSERLAAAFGLAVSTTMAITTLLFAVMARRQWNWPLAWIIPLAGGLLIIDLAFVGANALKIADGGWLPLCVGLGMCAIMATWNFGRRLLAREQRLRAVALDDFLARDNLNGVHRIDGCAVFLAEDTDRVPLVLLHHLKHNRVLHETVILCSVVPVDIPHADARDRVESRWLRDGMAQTVLRIGFMEEADVPALLRIAYRQLGLPDSAPVEATFYLGRQVVAPDPRVSRVLRCLLGFYALLRKNERSAAMHFGLPPNRVVEVGARLELGH, encoded by the coding sequence ATGCCTCTGGTCATCCCTTCCGTACCGCCGGTTCCACCGCCGCCGTCAACAGACAGCGCGTCATCCCGCAAAGCCACCGCTCTTCCCCTGCTCGCCCTCTCGGCCCTCGGCGTCGTTTTCGGCGATCTGGGCACCAGCCCGCTGTATGCGCTTCAGGAAGCCTTTCATCCGGCCCGCGGCGTCGCGCCGAGTCCCGACAACATTCTCGGTATCGTTTCCCTGTTTCTCTGGTCGTTGATCCTGATGGTCAGCGTCAAGTACGTGTTGCTGCTGATGCGCGCGAGCCATCGCGGAGAGGGCGGCATTCTCGCGCTTCTCGCCCTCATTCTGGGCGACACAGGTCACTCGCGCGGCAGTCGTGCCTTCTGGCTGCTGCTCGGCCTAGCCGGCGCCGCCATGCTGTACGGCGACGGCCTCATCACTCCGGCCGTGTCGGTTCTGAGCGCAGTGGAAGGCTTGCGGGTCGCCACGCCATCGCTGGCGCACTATGTCGTTCCCCTGACGGCGGCCATCCTTGCCGGCCTGTTCCTGGTACAGGCTTTCGGCTCCGCCCGTGTCGGCATGGTATTCGGTCCGATCCTCGCCAGCTGGTTTGTGGCGATCGGCCTGCTCGGCCTGAACAGTTTTCTGGCGCGGCCCGACATTCTGCAAGCCTTCGATCCTCGTCATGCGCTGGACTTTTTCCAGCGCAACGGTTTTCGCGGTTTCGAATCCCTGGGCGCGGTAGTGCTATGCCTGACCGGCGCCGAGGCGCTGTACGCCGACATGGGTCATTTCGGACGCCGCCCCATCCGGCTGGCCTGGTACGGTCTCGCCCTGCCGACCCTGCTGCTGAGCTACCTGGGTCAGGGAGCGTTGCTGCTGGACAATCCCGGGCTGGCCGCGCGTCCCTTCTACTCGATGGTGCCGACGCCCCTGCTCTACCCGATGGTGTTGCTCGCCACGCTCGCCACCATTGTCGCGTCCCAGGCCTTGATCACCGCGGTGTTCTCTCTCACATGCCAGGCCATTCAGTTGGGGCTGTGGCCACGCATGAAAGTGCGGCATACCTCCGGCCAGCAGGTCGGCCAAGTCTATCTGCCACTGTTCAACGGGATAATGATGATCGGCACGCTATCGATCGTGATCGGTTTCGGCTCGTCGGAGCGTCTTGCCGCCGCGTTCGGTCTCGCGGTGTCCACCACCATGGCCATCACAACGCTGCTGTTCGCCGTGATGGCACGTCGTCAGTGGAACTGGCCTCTGGCATGGATCATTCCGCTCGCCGGCGGCCTCTTGATCATCGATCTGGCCTTCGTCGGCGCCAATGCCCTCAAAATCGCCGATGGCGGCTGGCTGCCGCTGTGCGTTGGCCTGGGCATGTGCGCCATCATGGCGACATGGAACTTTGGCCGGCGTTTGCTTGCCAGGGAGCAACGCCTGCGCGCCGTCGCGCTCGATGATTTTCTCGCGCGGGACAATCTGAACGGAGTGCACCGGATCGACGGCTGCGCCGTGTTTCTGGCCGAGGACACCGACCGTGTGCCGCTTGTGCTCCTGCACCACCTCAAGCACAACCGGGTGCTGCACGAGACCGTGATCCTGTGCTCCGTCGTCCCGGTCGACATTCCGCATGCCGATGCCCGCGATCGCGTCGAATCCCGGTGGTTGCGCGACGGAATGGCGCAGACCGTACTGCGGATCGGATTCATGGAAGAGGCGGATGTGCCCGCCCTGTTGCGCATCGCCTACCGGCAGCTCGGTCTTCCCGATAGCGCCCCGGTCGAGGCCACGTTCTATCTTGGCAGGCAGGTGGTCGCGCCCGACCCGCGCGTGTCACGCGTCTTGCGCTGTCTGCTGGGGTTCTACGCTCTGCTGCGCAAGAACGAGCGCAGCGCGGCGATGCACTTCGGCCTACCGCCGAACCGGGTCGTGGAAGTGGGCGCGCGCCTGGAGCTCGGGCACTGA
- a CDS encoding inorganic phosphate transporter — translation MLELLSGLSPQVAVTLILSLGFVLAFEFINGFHDTANAIATVIYTHSMKPRLAVFASGVFNFLGVLSGGLAVAYAIVHLLPVDLLVSVNTTRGLAMVFALLTAAIMWNLGTWYFGLPASSSHTLIGAILGVGVANSLINHTSLAQGINWGKAIDVGLALLCSPLVGFVLAGIIVLIMRRLYPTHSVHKTPAIRQQVEGKKHPPFWTRFLLVVSAMSVSFAHGSNDGQKGVGLIMLVLIGIVPANYVLNLESNPYQLERTRDAAVHLQQFYNKHETELQAMMAQPVAGKQFGRYECNPRDTLATADKLIGSLNSTNDYHRMSAEQRWDARTQILCLDDVAKLAGKVKGLGDADKRHLQSLRSDLTATTEYAPTWVIMSVAMALGIGTMIGWRRVVKTVGEGIGKKDMTYAQGMSAQMTAGISIGLASFLGMPVSTTQVLSSAVAGSMVADRAGLQLSTIRAILLAWVFTLPVAMLLAGGLYYLATLLIH, via the coding sequence ATGTTGGAACTTCTCTCAGGGCTTTCGCCGCAAGTCGCGGTCACCCTGATCCTGTCCCTCGGCTTCGTGCTGGCGTTCGAGTTCATCAACGGATTTCACGACACTGCCAACGCCATCGCCACGGTCATCTACACCCACTCGATGAAACCGCGTCTCGCCGTATTCGCTTCGGGTGTTTTCAATTTCCTTGGCGTCCTCTCGGGCGGCCTGGCCGTGGCCTACGCCATCGTCCACCTGCTGCCGGTCGACCTTCTGGTCTCGGTCAACACCACGCGCGGCCTCGCGATGGTCTTCGCGCTCCTGACCGCCGCCATCATGTGGAACCTCGGCACCTGGTACTTCGGTCTGCCCGCCTCCAGCTCGCACACCCTGATCGGCGCGATTCTCGGTGTCGGCGTGGCCAACAGCCTGATCAATCACACCTCGCTGGCCCAGGGCATCAACTGGGGCAAGGCCATCGACGTGGGTCTCGCGCTGCTGTGTTCGCCGCTGGTCGGCTTCGTGCTGGCCGGCATCATTGTGCTGATCATGCGCCGTCTTTATCCGACCCACAGCGTGCACAAGACGCCCGCCATTCGCCAGCAGGTGGAAGGCAAGAAACATCCGCCGTTCTGGACTCGTTTCCTGCTCGTTGTGTCCGCCATGAGCGTGAGTTTCGCGCACGGCTCCAACGACGGACAAAAGGGCGTCGGCCTGATCATGCTGGTGCTGATCGGTATCGTGCCGGCCAACTACGTGCTGAATCTGGAAAGCAATCCCTATCAGCTGGAGCGGACCCGCGACGCCGCCGTTCACCTGCAGCAGTTCTATAACAAACACGAAACCGAACTGCAGGCCATGATGGCGCAACCTGTCGCCGGCAAGCAGTTCGGGCGCTACGAATGCAATCCGCGCGACACGCTGGCCACCGCCGACAAGCTGATCGGCTCGCTCAACAGCACCAACGACTATCACCGGATGAGCGCCGAGCAACGCTGGGATGCGCGTACGCAGATTCTCTGTCTTGACGACGTCGCCAAGCTCGCCGGCAAGGTGAAGGGACTCGGCGACGCCGACAAGCGCCATCTGCAAAGCCTGCGCAGCGACCTGACCGCCACCACCGAATATGCTCCGACCTGGGTGATCATGTCGGTCGCCATGGCGCTGGGCATCGGCACCATGATCGGCTGGCGCCGTGTGGTGAAGACCGTCGGCGAAGGCATCGGCAAGAAAGACATGACCTACGCCCAGGGCATGTCCGCGCAGATGACCGCCGGCATTTCCATCGGGCTTGCCAGCTTCCTCGGCATGCCGGTGTCGACGACCCAAGTGCTCTCGAGCGCGGTGGCCGGTTCCATGGTGGCGGATCGCGCCGGGCTGCAGCTGAGCACCATCCGCGCCATTCTGCTGGCCTGGGTGTTCACCCTGCCCGTGGCGATGCTGTTGGCCGGTGGCCTTTACTATCTGGCCACGCTGCTGATCCACTGA
- the pstB gene encoding phosphate ABC transporter ATP-binding protein PstB: MTDNNIKLQVKNLNFFYGNFHALKSINLDIAPKKVTAFIGPSGCGKSTLLRTFNRMFELYPGLRAEGEILLDTHNILGRDVDINLLRAKVGMVFQKPTPFPMSIYDNITFGVKLYEKLSKAEMDDRVEWALRKAALWDEVKDKLRQSGNSLSGGQQQRLCIARAVAARPEVLLLDEPTSALDPISTAHIEELIHELKEDYTIAIVTHNMQQAARVSDYTAYMYLGELIEFGETDTIFTTPKQRATEDYITGKFG; the protein is encoded by the coding sequence ATGACGGACAACAACATCAAGCTTCAGGTCAAGAATCTGAACTTCTTTTACGGCAACTTCCACGCCCTCAAGAGCATCAATCTGGACATCGCGCCGAAAAAGGTCACCGCATTCATCGGCCCGTCCGGTTGCGGCAAATCCACGCTGCTGCGGACCTTCAACCGCATGTTCGAACTCTATCCGGGACTGCGCGCCGAAGGCGAGATCCTGCTCGATACCCACAACATTCTCGGCCGAGACGTGGACATCAACCTGCTTCGCGCCAAGGTCGGCATGGTGTTCCAGAAACCGACGCCGTTCCCGATGTCGATCTACGACAACATCACTTTTGGCGTGAAGCTCTACGAAAAACTGTCCAAGGCGGAGATGGACGACCGGGTGGAATGGGCGCTGCGCAAGGCGGCGCTGTGGGACGAAGTGAAGGACAAGCTCAGGCAGTCGGGCAACTCGCTCTCCGGCGGTCAGCAACAGCGCCTGTGCATCGCGCGCGCTGTGGCGGCGCGCCCGGAAGTGCTGCTGCTCGACGAACCGACCTCGGCGCTCGATCCGATATCGACGGCGCACATCGAGGAGCTGATTCACGAGCTCAAGGAGGACTACACCATCGCTATCGTGACCCACAACATGCAGCAGGCGGCGCGCGTTTCCGATTACACCGCCTACATGTACCTGGGCGAGCTGATCGAATTCGGCGAAACCGACACGATTTTCACCACACCGAAACAGCGTGCGACCGAAGATTACATTACCGGCAAATTCGGTTGA
- the pstA gene encoding phosphate ABC transporter permease PstA: MNTAIYRRRRMVNAFNMGASMTAMAFGLFWLFWILFTLIQYGLNGFSLAVFTQSTPPPGSAGGLANAIVGSLLMTAGGTFIGTPIGILAGVYLAEFGQRGWLAPATRFINDILLSAPSIVVGLFIYEVYVTTVQHFSGWAGSFALALLVIPVVVRTTENMLRLVPNSLREAAAALGAPQWRIVMSVTLRAAKAGVLTGVLLAVARISGETAPLLFTALNNQFFSTNMNAPMANLPYVIFQFAMSPYEDWHHLAWAGATLITLSVLTLNIFARWLGSQKTQSH, translated from the coding sequence ATGAACACTGCAATTTACCGCCGGCGCCGCATGGTCAACGCCTTCAACATGGGCGCGTCGATGACCGCGATGGCATTCGGCCTGTTCTGGCTGTTCTGGATCCTGTTCACCCTGATCCAGTACGGATTGAACGGTTTCTCCCTGGCCGTCTTCACTCAGAGCACCCCTCCCCCGGGCAGCGCGGGCGGCCTCGCCAACGCCATCGTCGGCAGCCTCCTGATGACGGCCGGCGGCACGTTCATCGGCACCCCGATCGGCATCCTCGCCGGCGTCTACCTCGCCGAATTCGGCCAGCGCGGCTGGCTGGCCCCCGCAACGCGCTTCATCAACGATATCCTGCTGTCGGCACCGTCGATCGTGGTCGGACTGTTCATCTATGAGGTGTATGTCACCACGGTGCAGCACTTTTCCGGATGGGCCGGTTCGTTCGCCCTCGCGCTGCTGGTGATCCCGGTGGTGGTGCGCACCACGGAAAACATGCTGCGTCTCGTGCCCAACAGTCTGCGCGAGGCCGCCGCCGCGCTGGGCGCTCCACAATGGCGCATCGTCATGTCGGTCACCCTGCGCGCGGCCAAAGCGGGTGTCCTGACCGGTGTCCTGCTGGCCGTGGCGCGCATCTCCGGCGAAACCGCGCCGCTGCTCTTCACTGCGCTGAACAACCAGTTCTTCAGCACCAACATGAACGCGCCGATGGCCAACCTGCCCTATGTCATTTTCCAGTTCGCCATGTCCCCGTATGAAGACTGGCACCATCTGGCCTGGGCCGGCGCCACACTGATCACGCTGTCGGTACTGACACTGAACATTTTCGCCCGCTGGCTCGGCAGCCAGAAAACCCAATCCCATTAA
- the pstC gene encoding phosphate ABC transporter permease subunit PstC, with amino-acid sequence MEKFSNPKEMQRQMLLDSLFRNTTRVFAFLVLATLIGILLALLKGALPSIETFGPGFYITTDWDPVAEKFGAVVPIFGTLVTSIIALLIGVPISFGIALFLTELCPTWLKRPLGIAVELLAGIPSIIYGMWGLFVFAPLFGTYIEPFLLDVFGNLPLIGFLFQGAPMGIGMFTAGLILAIMVIPFIASVMRDVFEIVPVMLKESAYGLGSTTWEVVRYVVLPYTKTGVVGGIMLGLGRALGETMAVTFVIGNSSRFATSLLEPGNSISSALANEFAEASGKLHLASLIHLGLILFFITFVVLACSKLLLLRLKQQEGKPS; translated from the coding sequence ATGGAAAAGTTCAGTAACCCCAAGGAAATGCAACGGCAAATGCTGCTGGACAGCCTGTTCCGGAACACCACCCGCGTGTTCGCCTTTTTGGTTCTGGCCACGCTGATCGGCATCCTGCTGGCCCTTCTCAAGGGGGCGCTGCCCAGCATCGAAACTTTCGGGCCGGGTTTCTACATCACCACCGACTGGGATCCGGTCGCCGAGAAATTCGGCGCGGTCGTTCCCATTTTCGGCACGCTCGTCACCTCCATCATCGCCCTGCTCATCGGTGTGCCGATCAGCTTCGGCATCGCCCTGTTTCTGACCGAACTGTGCCCGACCTGGCTCAAGCGCCCGCTCGGCATCGCCGTCGAACTGCTCGCCGGCATTCCTTCGATCATTTACGGCATGTGGGGACTTTTTGTGTTCGCGCCGCTGTTCGGCACCTACATCGAACCCTTCCTGCTCGATGTATTCGGCAACCTGCCCCTGATCGGCTTCCTGTTCCAGGGCGCGCCGATGGGGATCGGCATGTTCACCGCCGGCCTGATCCTGGCCATCATGGTCATCCCTTTCATCGCCTCGGTGATGCGCGACGTGTTCGAGATCGTGCCGGTGATGCTCAAGGAATCGGCTTACGGACTCGGCTCCACCACCTGGGAAGTCGTGCGCTATGTCGTGCTCCCGTACACCAAGACCGGGGTGGTCGGCGGCATCATGCTGGGACTGGGCCGCGCCCTTGGGGAAACCATGGCGGTCACTTTCGTGATCGGCAACTCCTCGCGCTTCGCCACCAGCCTGCTCGAGCCGGGCAATTCGATTTCCTCGGCTCTCGCCAACGAATTCGCCGAGGCCAGCGGCAAGCTGCACCTGGCCTCCCTGATCCATCTGGGCCTGATCCTGTTCTTCATCACTTTCGTGGTGCTGGCGTGCTCCAAACTGCTGCTGCTGCGCCTGAAGCAACAGGAAGGCAAACCCAGCTGA
- the pstS gene encoding phosphate ABC transporter substrate-binding protein PstS produces MKLATRLVTSVVLGSAFISSAYADITGAGATFPYPLYAKWAEAFKASSGISMNYQSIGSGGGIKQIEAKTVDFGASDKPLKPEELQTKGLVQFPTVVGGVVPVINVKGVKHGQLKLTGSLLADIYLGKVKTWNDPAIAKLNPGVALPSDNIVVVHRSDGSGTSFIFTHYLSQVSSEWSGKVGADSSVNWPVGVGGKGNEGVANYVTRINGSIGYVESAYAKQNKLNYSHLQNRDGKFVGPDEDTFKAAAAHADWKKAPGFYLILTNQPGAQTWPITGATFILMQKKQDKPAQGAEVLKFFDWAYKTGDKQALDLDYIPMPDSVKSVIRDSWKHIGDASGKPIVK; encoded by the coding sequence ATGAAACTCGCCACTCGTCTGGTCACCTCTGTCGTACTTGGCAGCGCGTTCATTTCCTCCGCCTACGCCGATATCACTGGCGCGGGGGCAACCTTCCCGTACCCGCTGTACGCGAAATGGGCCGAGGCCTTCAAGGCTTCGTCCGGCATCAGCATGAACTATCAGTCCATCGGTTCGGGTGGCGGTATCAAGCAGATCGAAGCCAAGACCGTCGACTTTGGCGCATCGGACAAGCCCCTCAAGCCCGAAGAATTGCAAACCAAGGGCCTCGTGCAGTTCCCGACCGTGGTGGGCGGCGTGGTACCCGTGATCAATGTGAAGGGAGTCAAGCACGGCCAGCTCAAGCTGACCGGCTCGCTGCTGGCCGACATTTACCTTGGCAAGGTCAAGACCTGGAACGATCCGGCCATCGCCAAGCTCAACCCCGGCGTTGCGCTGCCGTCCGATAACATCGTCGTCGTTCACCGCTCCGACGGTTCGGGCACCAGCTTCATCTTCACCCACTACCTGTCCCAGGTTTCCAGCGAATGGTCCGGCAAGGTCGGCGCCGACTCCTCCGTCAACTGGCCGGTCGGCGTTGGCGGCAAGGGCAATGAAGGCGTCGCCAACTACGTGACCCGCATCAATGGCTCCATCGGTTATGTGGAATCCGCCTACGCCAAGCAGAACAAGCTGAACTACAGCCATCTGCAGAACCGCGACGGCAAATTCGTCGGACCGGATGAAGACACCTTCAAGGCCGCCGCCGCTCATGCTGACTGGAAGAAGGCTCCCGGCTTCTACCTTATCCTGACCAATCAGCCCGGCGCGCAAACCTGGCCGATCACCGGCGCGACCTTCATTCTGATGCAGAAGAAGCAGGACAAGCCGGCTCAGGGCGCCGAAGTGCTGAAGTTCTTCGACTGGGCCTACAAAACCGGCGACAAGCAGGCGCTCGACCTCGACTACATCCCGATGCCCGACAGCGTGAAGTCCGTCATCCGCGACAGCTGGAAGCATATCGGTGATGCCAGCGGCAAGCCGATCGTGAAATAA
- the tpiA gene encoding triose-phosphate isomerase has translation MMAGKLVIGNWKMNGRRVASETLVAAMLADPRINRPNVGMAPPAPYLALLAGWLEGSHVAVCAQDASRFAKDGAFTGDVSAAMLADIGCQYVLVGHSERRQYHGESNEVLRAKLANVLEAGLVPVLCVGETLTEREEGRHRDVIRHQLSVLEGVDPRRCVVAYEPVWAIGTGKVASLEQIAQMHADIKSWCLQIQKTDVTIRTLYGGSVKADNAEAILSIDDVDGALVGGASLEVESFAMICMAADKLV, from the coding sequence ATGATGGCAGGCAAACTGGTAATCGGTAACTGGAAAATGAATGGGCGGCGCGTGGCGTCGGAAACCCTGGTGGCCGCCATGCTGGCCGATCCGCGGATCAACCGCCCGAATGTGGGGATGGCCCCGCCTGCGCCCTACCTTGCGCTTCTTGCTGGATGGCTGGAAGGCAGTCATGTCGCCGTGTGCGCCCAGGATGCGAGCCGGTTCGCGAAGGACGGGGCCTTTACCGGCGACGTCAGCGCCGCGATGCTCGCGGACATAGGCTGTCAGTATGTATTGGTCGGGCATTCTGAACGCCGGCAGTATCATGGTGAAAGCAACGAGGTGCTGCGCGCGAAACTCGCGAATGTTCTGGAAGCCGGCCTTGTGCCGGTGCTGTGCGTCGGCGAGACCCTGACCGAACGGGAGGAGGGCCGGCACCGCGATGTGATTCGCCACCAGTTGTCGGTGCTGGAGGGCGTCGATCCCCGTCGCTGTGTTGTCGCTTATGAGCCGGTTTGGGCGATCGGTACCGGAAAAGTCGCGTCGCTCGAGCAGATCGCGCAAATGCATGCCGATATCAAATCGTGGTGCTTGCAAATCCAGAAAACCGATGTTACTATTCGCACCCTCTACGGCGGAAGCGTCAAAGCAGATAATGCCGAAGCCATTTTGTCGATCGACGATGTCGATGGCGCACTTGTAGGGGGTGCATCACTCGAAGTCGAATCGTTTGCGATGATTTGCATGGCCGCTGATAAACTGGTATAG
- the secG gene encoding preprotein translocase subunit SecG, which produces MELLKTLIWIVDLVSALTIIVLVLMQHGKGADMGAAFGSGASGSLFGATGSANFLSRTTAIAAVVFFSSSLGLVYLSGGKHSDLGVMAGKVEQAAPQIPSGVAKKESSGVKIPE; this is translated from the coding sequence ATGGAACTTCTCAAAACACTGATCTGGATCGTTGACCTTGTGTCGGCACTGACGATTATCGTGCTCGTCCTCATGCAGCATGGCAAGGGCGCCGATATGGGTGCGGCATTCGGCAGCGGCGCTTCCGGTAGTCTTTTTGGGGCGACGGGTTCCGCGAATTTCTTGAGCAGAACCACTGCCATCGCGGCGGTTGTGTTCTTCTCGTCGAGCTTGGGTCTCGTGTACTTGTCTGGGGGCAAGCACAGCGATCTGGGCGTGATGGCTGGAAAGGTTGAGCAAGCGGCTCCGCAAATCCCGAGCGGAGTGGCGAAAAAAGAATCATCCGGAGTAAAAATCCCGGAGTAA
- a CDS encoding NADH-quinone oxidoreductase subunit A, producing the protein MLQNYFPILLFIIVGTLVGVAPILLGWLLAPNRPDAEKLSPYECGFEAFEDARMKFDVRYYLVAILFILFDLEIAFLFPWAVVFKEIGMFGFVAMLDFLAILTIGFIYEWKKGALEWE; encoded by the coding sequence ATGCTGCAAAACTACTTTCCCATTCTGTTGTTTATCATTGTCGGCACGCTCGTCGGCGTGGCTCCCATCCTGCTTGGGTGGCTGCTCGCTCCGAATCGTCCCGATGCTGAGAAACTGTCGCCTTATGAGTGCGGATTCGAAGCTTTCGAAGACGCTCGCATGAAGTTCGACGTCCGCTATTACCTCGTAGCCATTCTTTTTATCCTTTTTGATCTCGAAATCGCGTTTCTGTTCCCCTGGGCCGTCGTGTTCAAGGAAATCGGAATGTTCGGCTTCGTGGCGATGCTCGATTTTCTGGCCATCCTCACGATAGGCTTTATCTACGAGTGGAAGAAGGGAGCGCTGGAATGGGAGTAG
- a CDS encoding NuoB/complex I 20 kDa subunit family protein, with the protein MGVEGILEKGFITTTADKLINYTRTGSLWPMTFGLACCAVEMMHAGAARYDLDRFGIVFRPSPRQSDLMIVAGTLCNKMAPALRKVYDQMAEPRWVISMGSCANGGGYYHYSYSVVRGCDRIVPVDVYVPGCPPTAEALLYGIIQLQNKIKRTNTIAR; encoded by the coding sequence ATGGGAGTAGAAGGTATTCTCGAAAAAGGTTTCATCACCACGACCGCGGACAAGCTGATCAACTACACGCGAACGGGTTCGCTGTGGCCGATGACATTCGGTCTGGCCTGTTGCGCCGTGGAGATGATGCATGCGGGCGCAGCGCGCTACGACCTTGACCGCTTCGGCATCGTCTTCCGTCCCAGTCCGAGGCAGAGCGATCTGATGATCGTTGCCGGCACGCTGTGCAACAAGATGGCGCCCGCCTTGCGCAAGGTCTATGACCAGATGGCCGAACCGCGCTGGGTCATTTCGATGGGATCCTGTGCCAACGGCGGTGGCTATTATCATTATTCGTATTCGGTGGTGCGCGGCTGCGACCGCATCGTGCCGGTCGACGTCTATGTCCCGGGCTGTCCTCCGACGGCCGAGGCGCTGCTCTACGGCATCATCCAGCTCCAGAACAAAATCAAACGCACCAATACCATCGCCCGCTGA
- a CDS encoding NADH-quinone oxidoreductase subunit C: MASKLEALKSAVERVLGEKLVQSTLALDELTIVCKAGDYSEVARQLRDHADLSFEQCIDLCGMDYSTYGDVPCDGPRFAVVLHLLSLRHNWRLRLRVYVPDDDFPVIASATPVWNAVNWFEREAFDLFGIVFEGHPDLRRILTDYGFVGHPFRKDFPLSGHVEMRYDPTQQRVIYQPVTIEPREITPRIIREEQYGG, encoded by the coding sequence ATGGCCTCCAAACTGGAAGCGCTGAAGTCGGCTGTCGAAAGGGTGCTGGGCGAGAAGCTCGTTCAAAGCACGCTTGCGCTCGACGAACTCACCATTGTCTGCAAGGCAGGGGATTATTCCGAGGTGGCGCGCCAACTGCGCGATCACGCCGACCTGTCCTTCGAGCAGTGTATCGATCTGTGCGGAATGGATTACAGCACGTACGGGGATGTTCCCTGTGACGGCCCCCGTTTCGCCGTCGTGCTCCATCTGCTTTCCCTGCGCCACAACTGGCGCCTGCGTCTTCGGGTTTACGTGCCCGACGACGATTTTCCCGTTATCGCTTCGGCGACCCCGGTCTGGAATGCCGTCAACTGGTTCGAACGCGAAGCCTTCGATCTGTTCGGCATCGTGTTCGAAGGACATCCGGATCTGCGCCGCATCCTGACCGACTACGGTTTCGTCGGCCATCCGTTCCGCAAGGACTTCCCGCTGTCCGGCCACGTCGAAATGCGTTACGACCCGACCCAGCAGCGCGTGATCTACCAGCCCGTGACCATCGAGCCGCGCGAGATCACCCCGCGCATCATTCGCGAGGAGCAATACGGTGGCTGA